The following nucleotide sequence is from Acidimicrobiia bacterium.
ATTGGTCTCACAGGGTGAAGAGAATCCCCGGGACGCTTGCCCGCAGTGCGGAGCGACAGAGAAGAACTCGCCAAGCCGTGATTTGCCACGCGTCGCGATCACGCGACCGATTGCTGAAGACACCAAGAATAGCAGCCGGGGTCCCGAACCGGTGGATCAGCCCTTGGTCCGGTGCTCCGGTCCTGTCATCCGCTGCTGAGATGCGACAGGAGCAGCTCGTTGAGGCGGTCGGCGGCTTCCTCGGGGACCCAGTGGCTCACGCCCTCGATCACCTCGAACCGGTACGGACCGTCGACGTGCGCCTCCGTCCCAACGGCTGCTTCCCGGCCGAGCGCGATGTCGTCGGTGGACCACACGTACATCGTGGGCACCGTCACGGGCCCCATGTCGGCGCGGAAGTCGTTGGCGCGATACCAGTTGAGGCCGCCCGTGAGCGCACCCGGCTCGAGGAACACGCGCACGTACTCGGCGGCCGCGTCGGCGTCGTGCAGGCCGCTCCCCTCGTACAGCGAGCGCAGCCACGCCGCGTCGTTGTCGAGGAAGAGGGCTTCCGCGCTCGGATCGCGGAACGTGAGCATGTAGGCCGATTTCTCCTGTTGCTCACCGTGCGCGATCGACTGCGCGAACGGTGCGGGGTGGGGCGTGGACACGACCGTGAGGGTGCGGAGGCGGTCGCCGTGACGGCCGGCGACGTACCACGCGACCGCGCCGCCCCAGTCGTGGCCAACGAGATGGAAGCGGTCGACGCCCAGCGCGTCGACGAACCCGATCGCGTCGGCCACGAGCTCGTCGATCCGGTACGCGTCGACGCTCTCGGGGCGCGCGCCGCTCGCGTAGCCGCGCTGGTCGGGCGCGACCGCGCGGTACCCCGCGGCCGCGAGCGCGGGGAGCTGCTTGCGCCATTCGTACGACGTCTCGGGGAAGCCGTGCAGTAAGAGGACCAGCTCGCCGTCGGGCGGGCCGTCGGCGCGCGCGGAGAAGGTGTACTCCCCCACCGTGAGATCGAGTGTGTCCATCGGTTATGCCCTCTTCTCTTCGAGTTGGGTGGCGCGACGGTAGAGATGCTCGGCGCCGAGTCGGCGGGCCCAATCCTCGAAGTCCGGGGTGGGAGCTCGCCACTCCCAGTCGTCCACCGTGCCGACGTCACCGTTCGTGCGCAACGTGGCGAGGTCGAGGAACAACGTCGCGGCGTCGCGCGCTGCGGCGAGCGTGGCCGCGAGCTTCGCGGCGCCCCGCACCTCCACGTCCCACTGGCGCGCGTCGTCGGGGATCGCGTCGAGGTGCTCGTACCGAGCGAGCACGATCGCGGTGGACTTGGCGCCCCAACCCGGGAGGCCGGGGAACCCGTCGGCCGAGTCACCCACCAGCGCGAGGTAGTCGGGAATGGAGCGCGGTCCCACGCCGAACTTGGCGCGCACACCCGCTTCGTCGATAACGGTGTTGTCGCGGCGTCGGTCGACCTGCACCACGAGCGGGTCCTCCACGCACTGCCCGAGATCCTTGTCGGGGGTGCAGATCAGGACGCGCCCCACCCGCGGATCATCGCGGGCGACGGCTGCCGCCGACGCCATGCCGTCGTCGGCCTCGAGTTCCACCATCGGCCACACGGCCACGCCGAGCGCGCCGAGGGCGTCCTCGAGCAGCGGGAACTGCGTGAGCAGCTCGGGCGGGACGCCGGCGCTCGTCTTGTAGCCGGCCCAGAGGTCGTTGCGGAACGACTCGATCACGTGGTCGGTGGCCACGCCCACGTGCGTCGCGCCCTGCTCGAGCATCGCGAGCATCGATCCCACCACCCCGCGGACGGCTGCGACCTCGATGCCGTCGTCGTCGGGGTGCGAAGGCACCCCGAAGTGATGGCGGAACAGCTCGTAGGTTCCGTCGACCAGGTGGACCTCCACGGGGAGTACGGTACCGAGCGTGAGGGATGCGGAACTCCTGGCCGAGCTCGAGCCCACCGGCGCGCGCCTCCTCGACCGCCATCTCAGCACCGCCAAGGAGTGGTTCCCGCATGAGTTCGTGCCCTGGAGCCGCGGGCGCGACTTCGCCGAGAGCCAACCGTTCGATCCATCGGAGGTCCCGCTTTCGCCCGGGGTGCGCAGCGCGCTCCTCGTGAACACCCTCACCGAGGACAACCTCCCGCACTACTTCCGCACGATCGTCGCGCACTTCGGCACTGCCGAGGTGTGGAGCGAGTGGAACAAGCGGTGGACGGCCGAGGAGGGCCGCCACTCGATGGTGCTCCGCGACTATCTCACCGTCACCCGCTCGATCGACCTCCGCGAGCTCGAGCGCGCGCGCATGGCGCAGGTGTCGCGCGGCGTCGTACCAAACCCCCCGACCATCGCCGACGGCATCGTGTACGTCGCGCTGCAAGAGCTCGCCACGCGCATCGCACACCGCAACACCGGCAAGCTGCTCGGCGACCCGGCCGGAGAGGCGATCATGAGCCGCGTGGCCGCCGACGAGAACCTCCACCACCTGTTCTACCGAGACCTCGTCGCCGCCGCGATCGAGA
It contains:
- a CDS encoding alpha/beta hydrolase, giving the protein MDTLDLTVGEYTFSARADGPPDGELVLLLHGFPETSYEWRKQLPALAAAGYRAVAPDQRGYASGARPESVDAYRIDELVADAIGFVDALGVDRFHLVGHDWGGAVAWYVAGRHGDRLRTLTVVSTPHPAPFAQSIAHGEQQEKSAYMLTFRDPSAEALFLDNDAAWLRSLYEGSGLHDADAAAEYVRVFLEPGALTGGLNWYRANDFRADMGPVTVPTMYVWSTDDIALGREAAVGTEAHVDGPYRFEVIEGVSHWVPEEAADRLNELLLSHLSSG
- a CDS encoding 5'-3' exonuclease H3TH domain-containing protein, coding for MEVHLVDGTYELFRHHFGVPSHPDDDGIEVAAVRGVVGSMLAMLEQGATHVGVATDHVIESFRNDLWAGYKTSAGVPPELLTQFPLLEDALGALGVAVWPMVELEADDGMASAAAVARDDPRVGRVLICTPDKDLGQCVEDPLVVQVDRRRDNTVIDEAGVRAKFGVGPRSIPDYLALVGDSADGFPGLPGWGAKSTAIVLARYEHLDAIPDDARQWDVEVRGAAKLAATLAAARDAATLFLDLATLRTNGDVGTVDDWEWRAPTPDFEDWARRLGAEHLYRRATQLEEKRA
- a CDS encoding acyl-ACP desaturase, with amino-acid sequence MRDAELLAELEPTGARLLDRHLSTAKEWFPHEFVPWSRGRDFAESQPFDPSEVPLSPGVRSALLVNTLTEDNLPHYFRTIVAHFGTAEVWSEWNKRWTAEEGRHSMVLRDYLTVTRSIDLRELERARMAQVSRGVVPNPPTIADGIVYVALQELATRIAHRNTGKLLGDPAGEAIMSRVAADENLHHLFYRDLVAAAIEIDPSTMVAAMERQVCHFQMPGAGIPDFSKHARAIADVGVYDFASHHDQILVPVILKHWRIEQLQNLKAAAEQARERLIQYMDRLNLAAQRMLARRARRAAAAI